From a region of the Neobacillus niacini genome:
- a CDS encoding DUF3052 domain-containing protein translates to MTEAAPLLKKLNFKDQGQPVLVINAPQSYNDVKAAFEGEVHQQAGLEKYEFVQVFGTSNQELQSHAKKAVSYVSEDGLLWLCYPKKSSKTYKGSDCSRDTVTGMLSEEGFEPVRQIAIDEDWSALRFRKPEKIKKMVRTFALTEVGKKRTEQE, encoded by the coding sequence ATGACAGAAGCAGCACCTTTGTTAAAAAAGCTAAATTTTAAGGATCAAGGACAGCCGGTATTAGTTATCAATGCCCCACAGTCTTATAACGATGTTAAGGCAGCATTTGAAGGGGAGGTCCATCAACAGGCTGGGCTTGAGAAGTATGAATTTGTGCAAGTGTTTGGAACAAGTAATCAAGAACTTCAATCACATGCAAAAAAAGCGGTTTCATATGTGAGCGAGGATGGATTACTGTGGCTATGCTACCCTAAAAAATCTTCAAAAACCTATAAAGGATCTGATTGCAGCCGTGATACGGTAACAGGTATGCTCTCTGAAGAGGGCTTTGAGCCAGTCCGGCAAATTGCCATTGATGAAGACTGGTCTGCATTAAGGTTCCGAAAACCTGAAAAAATTAAGAAAATGGTACGAACCTTTGCTTTAACAGAGGTAGGTAAAAAACGTACGGAGCAGGAATAG
- a CDS encoding ParM/StbA family protein, with protein sequence MNNTRIAAVDVGNDSIKAIFGEMEYELNVPNIIARDTEDRPVIGIEELDDKNPLDGIHIRVHSPALKDNNAIYRVGNLATKSPNGTELDPGSSKSEEDQTLVLLFTTLALDAVKEGNKNNFRQTKNVIDANYTLGTGLPLREVKEGKDAGYRSKLIGSVHQVEFLVTPKYQGLKVNIKFDEIKVYPEGFAAYINLVMDNNLKIINKELIDKRILIQDIGGLSTDIAVIKNRNVDDDKAQGFNLGVSESLEAIREEIRTKHGVELDSRRDVVDIITKKNDRNHIMVKGSRTSVHDITDRILLDLAKKQYRLLRNVWSKNSQTEICYFVGGGATVLKDYLKTLNNNLDGFNIDFFEDEKESIWMMANAYYKLIMDYVRKTEKPKAEQPKKPVTN encoded by the coding sequence TTGAATAATACTAGAATTGCAGCTGTTGATGTTGGGAATGATTCAATTAAGGCGATATTTGGAGAAATGGAATATGAACTTAATGTCCCTAATATTATTGCCAGAGATACTGAAGATCGCCCTGTAATTGGAATCGAAGAATTAGATGACAAAAATCCCCTTGATGGCATTCATATCAGAGTTCACTCCCCTGCTTTGAAGGATAACAATGCTATTTACCGTGTTGGTAATCTCGCAACAAAAAGTCCTAATGGAACAGAACTAGATCCTGGCAGCAGCAAGTCTGAGGAAGACCAAACTTTAGTTCTTCTTTTTACTACATTAGCATTGGACGCGGTGAAGGAAGGAAATAAGAATAATTTCCGTCAAACGAAAAACGTAATTGATGCTAACTACACACTTGGAACGGGCCTCCCTCTTCGTGAAGTTAAGGAAGGTAAGGATGCTGGCTACCGCTCGAAGTTAATCGGTTCTGTTCACCAAGTAGAGTTTCTTGTAACACCTAAATACCAAGGTTTAAAAGTAAACATCAAGTTTGATGAAATAAAAGTATACCCTGAAGGCTTTGCTGCCTATATTAACCTAGTTATGGATAATAACTTAAAAATCATTAATAAGGAGTTAATCGATAAGCGTATCTTGATTCAAGATATCGGTGGATTATCAACAGATATTGCCGTTATTAAAAATAGAAATGTCGATGATGATAAAGCGCAAGGCTTTAATCTTGGGGTTTCAGAATCATTGGAAGCAATCCGTGAAGAAATTAGGACAAAGCATGGTGTTGAACTAGACAGCCGCCGCGATGTTGTTGATATCATCACGAAGAAAAACGACCGAAATCATATCATGGTTAAAGGGAGCAGGACCAGTGTTCACGATATTACTGACCGCATCTTATTAGATTTAGCAAAGAAACAATATCGTTTATTACGAAATGTTTGGTCAAAGAACTCCCAAACAGAAATTTGCTACTTTGTTGGCGGTGGTGCAACCGTATTAAAGGATTATCTTAAAACATTAAATAATAATCTCGATGGGTTTAATATTGATTTCTTTGAAGATGAAAAAGAGAGTATTTGGATGAT